CATCCGGAATTTTAccagaaaaattattgaaagaaagtATCAAGTAATATAGCTTCTTAAGGTTTCCAAGTAAGGATGGAATATGTCCATCAAACTTGTTGTTTGAGAGGTCCAAGTCGGTGAGTTGTGTGAGGTTCAAAAAACGATCCGGAATTTTAccagaaaaattattgaaaaaaaatgataagtaaTATAGCTTCTTAAGGTTTCCAAGTAAGGATGGAATCTGCCCATCAAACTTGTTGTTTGAGAGGTCCAAGTCGGTGAGTTGTGTGAGGTTAAAAAAACCATCTATAATTTTAccagaaaaattattgaaagaaagtGACAAGTAATATAGCTTCTTAAGGTTTCCAAGTAAGGATGGAATCTGCCCATTAAACTTGTTGTTTGAGAGGTCCAAGTCGGTGAGTTGTGTGAGGTTAAAAAAACTATCTAGAATTTTAccagaaaaattattgaaagaaagtGACAAGTAATCTAGCTTCTTAAGGTTTTCAAGTAAGGATGAAATCTGCTCATCAAACTTGTTGTTTGAGAGGTCCAAGTCGATGAGTTGTGTGAGGTTAAAAAAACCATCCGGAATTTTAccagaaaaattattgaaagaaagtGTCAAGTAATATAGTTTCTTAAGGTTTCCAAGAGAGGATGAAATCTGGCCATCAAACTTGTTGTTTGAGAGGTACAAGTAAGTGAGTTGTGTGAGGTTAAAAAAACTATCTGGAATTTTAccagaaaaattattgaaaaaaagtgaTAAGTAATATAGCTTCTTAAGGTTTCCAAATAAGGATGGAATCTGCCCATCAAACTTGTTGTTTGAGAGGTCCAAGCAAGCAAGTTGAGTGAGGTTTGAAAACTCATTCAAAATTTTGCTAGTAAAATTATTGGCTGAGAGAAGCAAGAAACTGAGCTGCTTAAGGTTTGCAAGTGAGAATGGGAGATGACCTTGAAAACTGTTACCTGAGAGGTCCAACCACGCCAATTGCGTTTGATTAACAAAAACATCAGGAATTGgaccaataaaattattgtttccaAGATCCAAGTACTCGAGTTGCTTAAGTTTTCCAAACGAAAAAGGGATTTGACCAACCAACTGGCTATCTGCAAGGCCCAACTCAGTGAGTTGCGTGAGGTTACCAAGTAGACCCAGATTCGATCCAACAAAATTGCACCTTTCAAGATGCATCTTTTCCACATGCTTCAGATGACTGATTGAATCTGGTTCCAAATGTATTGAGATCCGCGTATCTGACAGATCAAAATACGAAAGAGCATTGCTCAAATTGTATGGCGGAAAAGAGCCAGTGAGTCCTCCGTTGCCCGATAAATCGAGCGATTGAAGGTTTGATAGGGGAGAGAAATTATCAGGGAGTTCCCCTTTCAATCcacaacgccagagttggagagatgacaaagaagaagacaagTTCATCAAGGAACTGGGTACCACCAAAGACATGTTCACTCCACCCAAGTGGAGTTCTCTCAGCTGGGTAAGGTTCTGAGCAAGCTTGTTGAAAGAAATCGGTTCCAGCATCAGCTCCTCAGAGTTGGAAGAGAGATCAAGTGACACCAATCTGGATAAATGGGAGATTTCTGGGGGAACTTGGCCTGCAAAATTCGATGAATATAGATTTAAATGCGTCAAATGCAAGAACTGACCAAAGGAAGATGAAATGACAGAGCGATTGAAGTCATTGCGAGAGAGATCGAGCTTCTGAAGATGATGAAGGGAGAAGAGAGTGCTGTTAGAATGGAGGGTTCCGTAAAGCATGCTGCAACCAAGGTCTAGGCCAATTACATGGCCAGTTTTCATGTTGCAAGTCACGCCATCCCAAGAGCAGCAATCTGTACCCTCTTTCCACAGCACTTTCTTGGGTGGATAACATGAAAATCCATATGGAGAAGAAGGCATCATGGAAAAGGAATTTTTGAATTGGAGCAAAGCCAGGCTCTGGTCACCGGGGCATAATTGTACTGAAGAGGAGAAATTGGAAGAAGAATGAGCAGGTTGGGAGTGCGAATGGAAGAAAAGAAGGCAGAGAAATTGAGCGAGCAACAATGAAGGTCCCATCATTCCCTAAAAGTGCTCTTCTTAGAGATTAAAAAGAGGAAGTGAACTTAGATTGATGGGAGACTTCTATTAGAATGTAGTCTATATATAGAGACTTCCGGAATGCATAATTTCCCCTTTCCTCGTTGtttccaaaattatttaaaaaagaaatcatataaatatatcatcaaaatatatactgACGGGAGAACAAAAGTCTAGccggaataaaattgaaagcaaaTTCGTTCACTGCTGCAAAACAGACTAAAAACGAAATGGGATTTGAAAAGTTGCAGTATCTACTAAAACCTCAGTTCAGCTAATTCGGAAACCAATAGCAAAAATAGACTGGCCAACAAAGTTTGCACTGATAAGTTGCCATTGTTATTCGGAAACTACAATATTTggattaaaggaaaaaaaaaacataacactaTGCTAAGTcattattctaaatttaaattatattatatacatgATCTTTTGTATCTCAATAAAGATATGCAATGAACATAATGTTTTATACCAATAAATGACTAGGAATAAcctttatttatatagtaaattTTGGTATCCGATAATAACTGACAAGGAAATAATAATTGACTCGTGCACATAAGCTAGCATAAGATTGAAAATTGCCTCTCCTACTCGTGAGACAATACATGCACTTTATGAACCTTTTAtctctaacaattttttttttttgtccttaaattgaaaatgtaattttttaaatatttgaaattaatttttaaacaatcacaaactcttttattttaaaactttttttaacagttttaactctttaatttcctaacaactcttttattttttaaattattataactattttttaattttctaatttatttcttgACTAACTGGTACATGCTAGCAACCTATGTATGCCATGCacttttacaattaaaatatactgaaaacaccatagtatttttttgtgtgtttgcaAGGTTTACTGgtattttcttttgatcttGATCTAGTTATTTATGTAACCCTTGTTTTAGAGGAGAAATTTGTTGAATCATGAAGAATGACCTTGTATAGAGAATTTTTCTTAAGGACATTCTTCGTATACGTCtcagattttattttgtttctgtttttcattGGATTTTCTTACAAAAGGTGGAAGACTTGGTTTTATTTTGTCCGTATGGCTTTCCCTGGTCTTCTCTCCAAATACAACGCAACTTCACTTGATATTCATGGATAGTAAAGTTATGTAGGTCCAGTATTTGATTCCATCAATATTGACTGGACCATAATGAACCCCTTCACACGGTgtttatttaaaagattaatcAAAATGGTAAAACTAGACAAAGCTATACATATTTccatggttgttaaaatcgcgagtCAACTCATAAAAttgtatgattttacgagtcaatcTAGGCTAAACATGTTAAATCGTTCACAAAAATCGGAAATTGATAAAATCGGATCAAAATCGGGTAAAATCGCGCAAAATCGTGATTTTACGCACGATTTTACGTTTTTCTCCAAAACACAAAATGTTGCGCCACTGTTCCCTCCAGCTCCACATGTCAAGCAAGAATTGGCCGATTGACAGTCACACTGTGTGACTTACACGCAGAAGGCAGAACAAAACCACAAATCGTCAATTCTTCagctttcttcatcttttttcagTCTCTAAATCCTTGTTCTCCTTCTCTCAGCCGTCCAAGTTCCAGCAATCAACCATCGGTCCACCACCAACGGGCAACAACAATCTTTTTCACCAGCCACCGTGAGATCCAGATTTCAGACAAGCGGCGGCTCTCCACTCTCTAGTGACCAGTCTCCACCAGGCACCAACCATAGTAAGTtattctgtttatatttttgCACCTTCTGCAAATAGCATCGTGATTTAGTTGTCAAATTGCAGACCGAATTTTGCCCCTGTTATTTGTCCTCTGTGTCTGAATTTATGAATTGATGGGTCTGTGAATGGGTTGCTCACCGGGTCTGTCATCGACTGCTTTAATCCGTGAATGGGTTTGTGAATGGGTTTGCTAATTGAATTTCTAGTTTGTTAAATTTGTCTGTGAATTTCTCGTTAGGGAACATAGAAGTTTTGAGAACAGAGCAGAAGACTTCCTggggaattaatttttattttgtacaaaGGCAAGTAGAGCATCACACAAATCATATTTACTGATAAGCAAGCACGTGCTCGTGTGCAGAAGATCAACTTCCTATCATGAGTACTAGTTCTCAAAGCAGTTCAAGAATGAGCTAGGTAGAATATGTGCAGATATGGCCATAATCATCAGAACCACGATAGCTATTTTGTTAAACTGAATCtgattttgtaatattttgattcaaagtTTATGTGGCTCTGTCTTGAATCGGGTACTGGCTGTGAATACATAGAagatgatttatatataaatatgttgtTTCAATattgcttgaactatgtatcaatttttatttgaaacatgaattttttttaatgtatttcaaaattccttatgattttatgattttacgatccgatttTGTGAAGGGCTTTCCGTTTCGTTCTATTctaaaatcacgattttaacaaccttgcatATTTCACCTCGGACTTGTGAATTGGGCGCCACTAGACTTGGTGCATTGAATTTCTAGGATGGGCCACCTcaattatgtttattattttcaaagctATTCATATTTCACCACTCGTTTCTAgctatgtttattatttttcaggATTCGATTTCAATACTTGTCAATATTACAAAGTATTTGAAATTGCAGTTGCAATTTGTCTTCCaaaaattctgatttttttttttagttttgaattataatatttttatttacttttatatcattttgatatgatgatgtcaaaaataaaattttaaaaatatcaatcaatccctaaaatcataaaaaaatttgagaataTAAAAGCTCCATCTCATAACATAAATGGAAGAACCATTAAATCTGAGTCCATGTCGTATGTTATTAGTTGATAAATAGTTTTCAAATTATTGGATGGCTAAAAAATGTTGGGTTTACTTCCATCCCATTTTGAGTCCAAAACCGTGTGTGTAttacaaagaaagagaaaacgAAAGTCATTTTTGTTGGGTTTCGTGAAATACTgtcaaagaatcaattcaacTCAAAAGCTTAGGCTGTTGGGTAaggtcccaagatatgatttatattattctctaacacaccctctcaagtgaaagcccttagAGCTTAAAACTTACATGgatccacattaccttgtgcttaattttttatcaaataaatggggatggtgaaattcaaacttgtgaccgcttggtcatcaaccatctgatactatgtcaaagaaccaattcaacctaaaaggttaagctattaggtgagctcccaatatatgatttatattattttctaacaaacaCAAACATGCAGTGAAAAtagtaaatttgaatttttttcaggaGTCCCGAGAATCTTGTTAGAATGATTTAGAGTTGTTTAAGATTAATGCGAAGATTACCTAAAGATTTGAACTTTATTTCGACTTTGAATATATGCTTCAAGGTTAGGTTGTCGCAAATCATAAGTGTTCCAATTGTTTGGCTTCTAAAGGTAATCCACATGAATCACCtgtaaaaaatctcataaacctTTTTAGAAGAAATGGATTATTATATCTTaaagtaataattgttttttattattattattttgtaggTATTTCAATATTGTACTCTACTCACCTTTTTCACAATTAACATGAAATAAGAGACATGGCTTTCTATTTATAAGGAAACctaaaaaccttataaataataaaaataatatatatatatatatatatatatatattattttaggctaattttagaaatttattcaattaattctttacttgatttttttaagtctagaattgtaatttcCTGTATATTAGTCTAGTCAATTCAATATATAAGTTATCTGAAAAATACCTACATATTAATCAATTTAGTGTACAAGTTATCTGACAAGtacatacatattagttctaaGTATTTCTCGTACTTCAGTTTAtgagaataataattttcttttataagaaaaagaacATTATATGTATTAGTCTCAACAGCTCTAATTAATGTCCAgtctaataataatattttaaaaaataaccaccgCTATAATGTCAAATACTACTAGTTTTCAATATCTTAAATAATGTACTTACTAATCATTTTACTTATTCACACAAGCTCATTTTCTCAAGTTTCTCAAATCAAACATTTTTGAAATAGCTACGTTACAACTAAGAAGACTTGTCAGCATCAAGATTCGTCGGGTCAAGCTTCCAGGTGTGAAGCAACTTAACAAGAGTTTCCTGGAAGGATTGGTGATGCCTAACAAACTAATATTTGTATGGAAGACTGAGGTGgaagactttgttttttttatttattctttttagaaATGAGGTTCGTCGGGTCAAGCTTCCGAGTGTAAAGCAACTTAACAAGAGTTTCATGGAAGGATTCatattatatgtatttaattaatagaTGGAATTGGTAATGATATTAGTAAATGATCTTAGTGATAAGACACATCGTTTTGTACACATTAGTATTTGAATAGTGAAATGGGTATTCATTTAATTTGTCGCATAAAATATAACACGTCTATATTAGATATGCCAAgtcattattataaatttaaattatattatataggtGAGTTTTTGTATCTCAATAAAGACAAGCAATGAACATAAAGCTTTATACCAATCAATGACTAGGAATAACCTTtataattatatagaaaattttaatatgttataataactaataaaaaaatgatagcaGCCTGGTGTGCACAAGGTTAAGCTgagcaagaaaaaaacttttaattgcccTCCTATACGTGAGGCAtcacatgtattttttaaacgTTTTATCTCTaaccataattgttttttgccCTTAAAttgaaaccataatttttaaaacaattggaATTATATGTTAAACAATCACAAAATCCTAacaattctattttaaaaaaactttttttaaccaTTATAACTCTTTAATTCCctaaaagctttttttatttttttaactgttataataacttttttaattttctaatttttttcttgcctaATGTTACATACTAGCAGCCTATATATACCATGTTGCTATTAAGATGTGCTAAAAACACTATAGTGTGTTTTGTATTTGCaaaatttattagtattttCTTTCGATCTTGGTCTAGCTATTTTTGTAACCCTCAATTTAAAAGAGAAACCTATTAAAAGCGTATTTGGGAGTgtagttgtggttgtttttcaaagtgttttttactcagaaaagtatgtcaataatgttattttatttttttaaaattatttttgagattagcacatcaaaatgatttaaaaaaatcaaaaacatattaaatccaagcaaaaaaaaattcaaatttttttcggAAACGCTTTTCAAAAGCACTTCCAAACAGACACTAAAGCACAAACCACAcattgaaaagcaaaaaaatacatgtttttttgtgGGACtcacaaaaaatcaaacacacttttaaatCCTAAAAGATAGTTTTGTATTAACAAAATATCTTTAAGGACAATGTtgtacatttatttatttttctattcattatattttcttacaacAGGTGgaagacttgttttttttatatatttttttttttagaaatgagatttttgaatttatactTAATTGGAAATATAAATGTTTGGCCACCCAGATGATTGTAAGGTGGAAGACTTGTTGATATGGCTTTCCCTGGTCTCCTCTCCAAATACAACGACGTCGCCACATGACTTGATATGATAGCTATGTTCCAGAATGCATTATTTTCCAGGATTATGACGACTTCAAAAAGTTTTGACATGTTTATCACTCGTTTCTAGCTAAGCTTATTATTTTTCAGGATTAGATTTTGAGACTTGCCAATATTATGAAATGCCAGATTAGCAAACAATGATAGTAGTCAATCTCCATGTGTTTAGTGCActcatggaagataggattagTAGCCATGAGTAAAGCTAATTGATTATCATAGTGCAAAAGCATTGGTTAAGAATAAGGCAAAGATAGATCAGCAAGCAAACTACGTAACCATATCAGCTCACTAGTGGTAGCCGCCATATCGAGATTCAGCTCAAGAAttgtggaggatggattattgtaacgaggtttaaggttttattaatttcacaacatctattctcataaattttactagaggcggtattaagtgtccatgcaggaagtgtcaaaataaaaagtatatgcaTCCAGAtgtgtaatgatgcatcttctacactaAGGGTTTATAGAGAATTACCGGTGTTGGTATacacatggagaagtatttgttagtaagaagAGAATGAGAGAAAGGATGactgggtcaacttctagtgctagcaacatgCATGAAGCAGCAAATGACAATAGTAATCCTTAcaggaatatggttatggatgcaatgagaaagaatcaaggtaatgttagTCAATGTtcaatcatagaagaagaacctaatacagatgcagctaggtttttgatttattgaaagattctaACGAATCATTATAGGATGGTTACAcgaaccacaataaattatcggTCGTAGCACAAATTTTCACCATCAAGTTAGATTACGCGTTAAGTGAGGttgggtatgacaaaattattgaatgggcgagaagcattttacttgaagggaacaggttgaaagagaacttctatgctgcgaagtccatgatgaa
This is a stretch of genomic DNA from Populus alba chromosome 11, ASM523922v2, whole genome shotgun sequence. It encodes these proteins:
- the LOC118038372 gene encoding receptor-like protein Cf-9 homolog; this encodes MGPSLLLAQFLCLLFFHSHSQPAHSSSNFSSSVQLCPGDQSLALLQFKNSFSMMPSSPYGFSCYPPKKVLWKEGTDCCSWDGVTCNMKTGHVIGLDLGCSMLYGTLHSNSTLFSLHHLQKLDLSRNDFNRSVISSSFGQFLHLTHLNLYSSNFAGQVPPEISHLSRLVSLDLSSNSEELMLEPISFNKLAQNLTQLRELHLGGVNMSLVVPSSLMNLSSSLSSLQLWRCGLKGELPDNFSPLSNLQSLDLSGNGGLTGSFPPYNLSNALSYFDLSDTRISIHLEPDSISHLKHVEKMHLERCNFVGSNLGLLGNLTQLTELGLADSQLVGQIPFSFGKLKQLEYLDLGNNNFIGPIPDVFVNQTQLAWLDLSGNSFQGHLPFSLANLKQLSFLLLSANNFTSKILNEFSNLTQLACLDLSNNNHNRLYGQIPPSVFKLEHLRLLMLSSNDKLTGNISSVICELKFLEILDLSNNSFSGFIPQCLGNFSDGLSVLHLGANNLHGNIPSIYSEGNDLSYLNFNGNQLKGVIPPSIINCVNLEFLDLGNNMIDDTFPSFLETLPQLEVVVLRSNKLHGSLKGPTVKDSFSKLQILDLSNNSLSGPLPTEYFNNFKAMMSVDENMDYMRPEDLPTSYVYSVTLAWKGSEIEFSKIQIALATLDFSCNKFTGKIPESLGKLKSLIQLNLSHNSLIDYIQPSLGNLTNLESLDLSSNLLAGRIPPQLVDLIFLQVLNLSYNQLEGPIPQGKQFNTFENGSYEGNLGLCGFPLQVKCNKGGGNNQTSRKKIQCLKRDLDGKQ